DNA from Heterodontus francisci isolate sHetFra1 chromosome 32, sHetFra1.hap1, whole genome shotgun sequence:
ACAAATGCCAACCAGAGCTATGACTGTGTTCTATTCATAGAAATAGCAGATTTTGTGCAGTTTACGTAGCTGAGTATTAATCAGTGATTTATAATCATACAAAACATGCCTAATGCATTTGTGAAATTAGTTCTGTTTTTCCACCATTGAACAGGTATGGCTTAGCCCAAATCAAGCTATTATGCATATTGAGATTTACGAGCATTTGTTTCTTCAATATGTTTTTTATCATGCAAACAGGAACATTTTAAATGaatagctttttttaaattttagcTAAAGAAACTTTCTCTGAAAATATTGGTGGTGAACACGTCGCTCTCCAGTGGGAAGACAGGAATGGACTTGCTTTTACCAAGGGCAAGCTAAATTATCAGAACAAAGCACTCATCATTCCGGAAAAAGGAGACTACTTTGTCTACTCCCAGGTCTCATTCAGAGGCACTGGTAGCAAAAAAGTTGAACACATTACTCATATTATTACTAAGTTGACTTCAAGTTACCCTGAACCCACCCAGCTACTGAGTTCCACCAGATCTATCTATGGAGAACAAAATCTATGGCATATGGCCATCTATTTAGGGGCAGTTTTCCACCTAGATAAAGGAGACAGGTTAGTAGTAAATGTCAGCAGTGTGGCCCAGGTAGATTTTACCAATGAGCATAAAACTTACTTTGGTACTTTTTTACTATGATTCCTCAGTTAAATAGACAGTGCTGTATTCATTGATTAGGGGAGTTAAAACAGACAGCTGAAGGGCTACATATGACACCTTTCTTGAAGTTCTATCTAGCCCATCCAATTAAGATGTATAGATTGTGGCCCACTAGCACAAATTTGGAGCAGTAGGAATCTTCAGTTGATGGGTCTTTTAAATAATGTTTTATTAGCACAAAGTCAACCTGCAAACTGGGGCACAACAAAGGTGGGGGTTGGCTGCCTATGTCAGGTAGAGGCTTCCAACTTTGCCATTGAACTGAATGAAATGGCCTTCTGGCACACTGTGTTGAGAAGTGAGAGACTAAGAGATCCAACACTAGCATGCTGGAGCAGCTGCACTGAAAATACAAAATGGCCAGACAAAGTACCAGAAATGGGAAATAGGACAATGCTAAAAAGttaacaagaacacaagaaaaacACAGAGAAGGATGAAGGATAAAGCTGTCAGTTAGCCAAATACTCCCTGCCTTTTGTGGTGTTCAGACAGGCCCTTATTTGATGTGAGTTCAACACCCCTCTTTTAGATCATTCTACTGTTAGTAACTGGAAAGAAACCCCTGTATTTGTATTAAAAAATTATGTGCCCAGAATTCAAATGCAGTAACAAATGACACTAAAATACCGCGTAAAGCAGTGAATATTCAGTTATTAGCGCAAATAGAACTAAGTTAGTTCTAGGTTCTGTTATATTACTGTGTTCTTTTCTTCATACAGGAAAACATTTCCAAGCCAGTACATATTTTTGATTTAAGTTCTCAAATTTATGATGTGAATTATGTTGCTATGCAATATACAATTTGCATATATATTATTTATATACTGTCAAATGTTGACTCCGCACATTAGaatgatatacagcactgaaagaatGCAGAGCTTAGAGCTGAATGCATCATATTTAGTAAGGAATGCCTATTATTAATTGTACTCATGAGTTAAGACATGCATGTACGAGACCAATTGAATGTTCAGCAGTGACTTCATTTGCTACAAAGGCTAACCATCATCTATTCTTATTTGCGATGTGCATCTAAGCTACAGACTTTGTGTACCTTATGTTTTATGTTAAAACATATATTATTTAATGACATATTTTACATATTGTATGATCATGTCAAATATCTATCTGGTATTGTAGAAAATTCTTTGGAATGACGACCATTTATCTTATTGAATCTTTATCAAGATTACTGAATTTTAACTAGTTTGTAGGATGTATATTCATTCTGATAGcactaaatttaaatatttgttCTCCTCATGGTTTGTGGAATTTAACCAGCAGTTAATCATGCTAGCCTGACCACGAAGATCTCAGATTTGACAAGCTAATCCAGCTTCAACAGCTACAAAGGCCTAGGTTAAGGGGAGGTGGTAGTGGTGGGAAAATCAGCGCAAGCTACTGCTTCTGATTGCTATCTAGTGACCCCAATTAGAAATGCACATGTGAGAACAGGATAGGCTAAAGTGTGTCGCTCCCACGGTTGAATAGCCTGCTAGCACTCACACATGAATAATTGTGAACTGGGTAAGGAGGGTGCTCCTAATGGAAGTGTAGTCTAATAAGGAGTCAATGCTTTGACAGGAAGGGGAAACTTGTGagaaaattaaataaatgcattttACCTTACATTTACTGTACTTCTGATTGCTAATGTAGTGATTTAATATTCATGTAAGAAAACTAATGTTTAATTCAATAAAGGCTGAGATCAAGGAAATTTTTGTGAATTTTGTTTTGTCTGAAAAGCCCATATTTATCTTACCTTGCCATTTTAGTGAAGATGTAAATGTAATTAAAAAGTGATGTAAAATCAGGAAATAATCGTTAatttctcaggtactgtcccctctTCTTCAAATCTACTGTCATCACCCTGTCAActagtatttatatagtgcctttaatgtaataaaacatcctaaggcactttacaggaactttataaagcaaaatttaacaTGGAACCACATAGTAAGATATTAGgatggatgaccaaaagcttggtcaaaataaaaacaagaaatactggaaatactcagcaggtctggcagcatctgtggagagagaaacagatttaacatttcaggtcagtgacccttcttcagaactggcaagtgttagaaatgtaatagggtttaagcaaataaagcggggatggggcaagagataacaaaaaggaaggtgttgataggacagagggtcacagagaataactgaccagaaggtcatggagcaaaagcaaatggtgtgctgaaaggcaaagcgttagtgcagagaaggtgtaattgacagaaaaatgaacagccctggctcaaagcacaaacatgaaaaaaaacagtgggtaggcacatggtaaacaaATGAATAATGaatcaaactaaaataaaataaacaaataaataataaaaaagaaaaaaataactgaaaagaaaaaggggggcccgtcatactctgacATTGAATACAATGTTCAGTACCGCAGGCTGTAGCattcctaattggtaaatgagatgctgttcctcgagctcgcgttgatgttcactggaacactgcaggaagcccaggacagacatgtgagcatgagagcaggggggtgtgttgaaatggcaagcaaccagaagcttgtggTCATGCATTCGGATTgatcggaggtgttccacaaagcggtaacccaatctgcgtttggtctccccaaagtagaggagaccacattatgggtagcgaatacagtgtactaaattgagagaaatacaagtaaatcgctgcttcacctgaaaggagtgtctggggccttggatagtgaggagagaggaggtaaaagggcaggtattatacctcctgtgattgcatgggaaggtgtcatcCATGACTCCATCccattatcccagtttctccatctctgacatatctgctctgatgatgcaaccttccacaacagtgcttctgatatgtcttcctttttcctcaaccaaggattccccaccactgtggttgacagatacTCAATCGTGcccgcccatttcccacacctccacgctcaccccttcccctccctcccagaaccaagacagggttccccttgtcctcactttccaccccaccagccttcacatccaaaggatcatcctccaccatttccgccacgtccagcctgatgccaccaccaaatgcatcttcccctcccctcccctcccctgataGCAATCcgcagggattgttccctccatgacaccctgatctgctcctccattacccccaacaccttgtccccttcccacggcaccttcccatgcaatcgcaggaggtgtaattcctgcccttttacctcctctctcctcactatccaagaccccaaacactcctttcaggtgaagcagtgatttacttgtacttctttcaatttagtttactgtattcgctgctcacaatgtggtctcctctacattggggagaccaaacgcagattgggtgaccgctttgcggaacacctgcactcaatccaaaagcatgactccgagcttccggttgcttgccatttcaacacacacccctgctctcatgcccacatctctgtcctgagcttgctgcagtgttccagtgaacatcaactcaagctcgaggaacagcatatcaTTTACCGATTAGGAACGCTACAGCCTGCGGGACTGGACatcgaattcaataatttcagagcatgatgggccccctttttCTTTTTCgttatatttttattatttatttgtttattttattttagtttgtttcatcattcattttttttaccatgtgcctacccaccgtttttttcatgtttatgctttgagccagggctgttcatttttctgtcaattaacaccctctctgcactaatgctttgtctttcagcacacaattaacataccatttgcctttgctccatgaccttttggtcagttattctctgtgaccctctgtcctatcaacaccttcctttttgttatcttttgccccatccccgctttatttgcttaaaacctatggcATTTCTAacacttgccagttctgatgaagggtcactgacctggaacgttaactctgcttctctctccatagatgctgccagacctgctgagtatttccagcatttcttgtttttatttcagatttccagcatctgcagtatttcgcttttactttaggtttcaaggagtgtcttaaaggaggaaatagaggtagagaggtttaaggagggaattctagagcttacagcctaggcagctgaaggcatggtcaccagtgGTGGGACAATTAAAATTGAGAATGTTCATgtggtcagaattagaggaactcAGATACcccgaagggttgtggggctgcagtaGATTACAAAGATGAGAAGTTAAAAATAATGAGGAATCAATGTGGGTCAATGAGGAAAGGGGTGATGGGTGGACATAACTTGAtacgagtaaggacatgggcaacagacgtttgcatgacctcatgtttacatacAGTAGAAAGTAGGAGCCCAGCTAgggatgcattggaatagtcaaatataAACCTAAAAAAACCCACCCTTGATCCTTCTGTccatgcaaactaccaccccatctcagcctccctttcctctcccaaaTACATGACCATTTTTCCCAGAACACCATGTTTgaaaccctccaatcaggtttccatgctttccacagtactgaaatggcccttaccaagtcacaaatgacatcctatatgactgtgactGCGTTAAACTATTTCTCCTCATCCTTTgcaacctctctgcagcctttgacatggctgatCACACCATCTTGCTCCAACATCTCTCGACCGTCATCCAGGTGGGTGGGTTTGTCCTCGCCTGGTTCTATTCTATCCAGttgcagccagagaatcacctgcaatgatttTTCTTCCCATTCCCaccccattacctctggtgtcctccaaggaccTAACCTTGGCCCTCTCTTATTACACAACTACattctgccccttggcgacatcaaaaACACAGCATCTTTTTAAATGTACGCTGTGGCACCCAGCACTAGCTTGCTACCGCCTCTCTCattccctccactgtctctaatttgtcagactgcttgtctgacatccagtacaagatgaacagaaatttccaccaaataaatactgagaagactgaagccattatatttggtccccatcaCAAATTCTGTTACATGACCACTGACTCCATCACACTACTTGGCCAatccctgaggctgaaccagaccatttgcaaccttggCATTGTATATGACCGCAAGGTGAGCTTCGACTATATATCCACACCATCCTCAAGACCGCCTATTTCTATCTCTCtaactgcttcagctcatctgctgctgagaaaCATAAAAATGCCTTTGTacttctagatttgactattccaatgctttcctggccagccttCTATTTTCCACcaaccataaacttgagctcatctaaaactctgcttcctatatcctaacttgcaccaactcCCATTAGATTATCACCCCTGTATTCTCcaaactacattggctcctggcccagcaatacctcaattttaaaattctcatacttattttcaaatctctccatggcctcactccttccTATTTATGCAACCTCCTACAGGTCTACAatgctctgagatctctgtgctcctccgatTTGACTCTCTTGTGCATTCCCAGTTTTTAATTgccctaccattggtggctgtgctttcaactgcctaggtcctaaactctggaattccttccctacacctctttgcctctctactgctttctgctcctttaagatgctccttaaaaccttcctctttgatcaagcttttggtcatctgtcttaatctctccttatgtgtttcagtgtcacattttgtttaaacacgctcctgtgaagtaccttggcacTTTTTACtagattaaaggtgctatataaatacaagttgttgtttagcAATGATCTATGTAACCTATCCTTGCAAATGATAAAAAAAGCAAAGTTATCCAGATCATTAGGATTACGTTGACTCTTTTTTGATGATCTGTCACACCTATTCCTTTACATTCTTGGTGACAATCCTTCTTCATCAAACTGTTCACAGCGGTCACCATTGTATCTGGTTCATAAAAATCATTTTTTGAATTTGGCTATACAGCATTTTGCACAATTATTACATAATTCCCATCTGTATTAACTTTTTTTTGATATTTACATTGGTTAAATAGCTTTAATCAGCGACATGAGAAGCGTAAGAAGAATCATTCTTCCAGGTGACTTTCTTGGCATAGAGTTTTAGTATTTAATTTCGTCTATTCATAAAACTGCTTTCTCAGAAATCATATTTTTGAATTCCATGTTTCTATAATCTCATTATACAGTCGTAAATTTTGATTAAAATAGGTAAACACAGATTAAAGGTATATCATTTGATTTATATCAAAATCTCCTACCATAACAAAAAGAGAGCATTCTTCTGCCAGCCTTTATTATCTGtttctaattgcccctgagaaggtgatggtgtctCTTCTTCTTGaagtgctgtagtccatgtggtgaaggtactcccacagtgccttTAGGCCgcaagttccagggttttgatccagtgGCAATGAAGAAACGGCAATACATGCAATGATAAAGTAATAAAGGATTTGCTAATGTCAAGTGTGCAAGAAAATTGCAGATGTACTGAGAACTTCTTTCGTTATATACCAGCACGCATAGTTatcaagtgcttcctgatatcaaagGATGAAATCATGTCTTTCAATACGTATGCAAAACAGTATGGTACATAACTGATCTTTGCAGATCGATGATCTAGGCTGAGTGCAATATGTTTGTGTCAGGTCTGTCCTGATGCACATTTGAACATTTTCTGTAGCTGTAACATAGATTGGGTGTATTTAGTTCAACCTTATAACATCAAGGCAACTGACTGGATGTCCAAATAGGTCTTCCTATGGGCTTGGCCCCTAATGTGGATTTGTTTGTGGATCAGACTTAAGGTATTTTACATATTAATCAACATTTGTGATTGCACCAAGCTACATGTGGATTATAATTAATGACTGTATTTTAAGAACATTTGGCCATGATTTTACTTTATATATAAAAATTCCAAATTTTTCATGTAATTTAGGGGATTGCCAAGGGAAAACATATAAACAGGTCATTAAAAGAAAAAGTAGTTGAACTAGTCCCAAAGTATTTGGGCCCTAACGTTGTGTAAAAGGATGTATATGGTATGATCGCAACTCTTTTAAGGATTGCATgtgcacaagagagagagaaagagaatacaGGCACTTCATTTCTCCCAAAGATTGGATGTATCTAGTTCTAACTTGTAACGGCAAGGTAACTGATGAGGCAAACCACAAAGGAAAAGAAAATGGTGGGAATTTCACAGAAGCAAAAAAGCTTTACATTTTATTGACTACTCCTTTCTAGTTCCTGTAAGTGAGTCACATAGCAGAAGGTCACAAAGCAGCGAACAAATGAACACAACTCAAATTCTAAATCTGTAGTTCAAACTCTCAACATGTTACACAATGTACACATTATTTGGTCGTTGATATGCGTTAAACAAATTTAGAAATGTTTGAGGGTATGATAGTCTGGTCATTGTAATGCTAAGCTGGCATCCCTGTGGTCATGAATTTATGATCCTACTATAGCAAGTTGTGGAACTGATCTCAAACAATCTGGTAATTTGCAGCCATGAGAAAAACCAGACTGTTTTAAAAACCCAActatttcactaatgtccttcagggaggaaGCCTGTCACTCCTAAGCAGTTTGGCCTACATGGGCCTTCAATCCCACACTTAAGTGGTTGTCTCTGAATGCTCTAGGCCAATTGGGGATGGGCCATAGATATTGGCTTGGCAGGGTCACCAACATCCCAAAAACAAGTTTAAAAAGAATGAATCAAATTCTGTATTCAAGGAGGATATCTTGGCAAGAGAAATAGATACCTGgtatgtcattttttttttaaagtgaaaatAAGTTTCCAAGTCAAAAAAACTTTAGGAGCAACAAAACTTGGTCTGACTTGGAATCCAACTAGAAAGTTGGAATCTGTCTGGTTGCATGAATTACTTTGGGCAAATAGCCTCTCTCATCAGTAAATACCTCGTGAATCCTATCTAATAtatgtaaattacaggaatatggggaaaaagtgggactaactggattgctctttgaatgagctggcataaacatgatgggccaaatggcctccttcggtgctgtacaattctatgattccatgatattAAATGTCAGTTTGGCTTAATTCTTGGCACTCTTATCTCTGAGGCAGAAGATAGTGTGTTCAAATTCTGCTATGCACTTGAGTAGATACACCAACAAAAATAAATGATAttgtcattcatttttttttatcttTGTGGGACCTTATTGAGCATAAATTGGTGGTCATGTTTGGCTGCATAAGAGCTGTGACTTTATTTCAAAAAGTAATCCATTGCAAaacactttgagatatcctgaggatgTGGTAAGGTGCTAAATCAATACAATATTTTCTTCCTTCACAGAACGGGTTCGACTGAAGAGAGGTTTTGTTGTTCTCAAAGAGAAAGCCATTGAAAATAGTTTCCAATGACAGACAAAATATTAACAATTTTAAATTAGGTTTTAACTTTATTGAGTTGGTCATTTGTATTTCAAACTTTGTAAAAATAATTAAACTGGGTACTTTATGAATGTAATATTCTTATTCACTGACCTTTAAGTGTTACAATGTTAATGGGAGAATTTCCAGTATGCCAATTAATCTCCTTTAGAGACCAGTTTCTCAGTAAAATAATGCATAGCCATTGCCATTAAAAAGCCCCAAAAGATCACTATTAGAAACTTTTTTCACATTATGAATTGAATTAAGGCAGAATTCAGAAACAAAAAGCCCCTTTCTATAAAGAGCAGGAGAAAATGCATTAGGTCATCTCTACAAAAGGCACCCAACTAAAGTAATGTTACTGAAATGACATttgtttttaaaaatgattctgtaCCATACATACCAGCAGCTCAATGTTGTAATTATTGCAAATGAGGTTAGAGTGTGGGTCAGTTTCCAGAATTTCAACTTTAGCCTGGCACCCTTCAATAAACTCAACTTTCTCTCAAAGAAATGAAATGGACTAGATGAAACAACTGTTATGTTCTCTTCCAATAGGTGCAACTTTCATAACAGATTCAGTATGTGAAACATACTCCCTTGCATGTGCCTTAAATGGTAACAGTGTGCCATTATACTTTACTGTGATATTTTGCACTGGAGGTTGCCTAGGTCGTCCTCTTCAACAGCTGTCAGACCATATAATTCAAGTTAAAATATCAGATTTAtttacttgataaataatcacacaAATAATCAGCAACATGATGCTTGAGTGACACAATAATTTAAAGGGTCTCATAATAATAGTGTTTGAAATATTGCAATTCTTTTAGATTCTTTTAACTAAGCTTTGATGAACACAACTTGGGAATTCTTTCAGTGCAGGGACTAACatcaagcaacagcaacatgaaatcatgggctgaattttattagtgacaCTCCAGTCCCACTGTCAGGGCCAGAACTGGGCTCGAGGCACGTCAGGGGTGGGAGTGCACAGCTGCATGCGATTAAGTGGCAGCCTAATGAGCCATCACCAAGTGCGTGGTCAGTGTTGGGCCTGGAGGCAGGGAACACGGCATCAAGTGACACCTTGGCagctgctggcaccatttttaaagggctgacagcccCGCATTGAACTCTGCATTGTGAAGGCCCGGGAGAGGAGGAGGTGTTTGCAGAAActgaagagatggctgagaggagaccccaggtgGCCCCTCGCTttcctgatgcctccctccaggtgcttttGCAGGCTGCAAGGGAGAGAAGGGATATATTGTTCCCAAGGGATGGGTGGAGGAGACCTGTAatccaaaccaagcaggcctggcttcagatcacagaggaggtcaccaGCCATGGGGTCACGCTGCCCATGTGGATTCAATGCCGCAAGTAACTCAATGTCCTCATTCGGGCTGCGAAAGTGagtacattttaatgccttcttcTTCTTGGGCCTTGAATCTGGCAAAGCAGGAGGGTGCATTGGGAGGAGAAGGATCAAGCCCCCCGCCCCCAGATGTGGGCAAAGGATCAGGGGATGCAAATGATTGACAGCAGCAAGGCGAGGTGGACCTGAAAGGAGGCCCCCTGTCATGGCGCAATCTTGCGAGGTTTCTGGAAAAGGGATACATGCATCTGTGTGCCCCCGTCAGTAGCAGCTGCACTGCCAGCAGCCTTTGTATTGGGATTGATGTCACGGGAGGAACAACAGCTCtcttccctctgtctgcaggagaagatagcacacaatcagAGAGAGTAGGCCAAGACCTGCAGTGGGCTGCCCATTCTGTATGTCTTGATCCCAGTGGAGGAGGAGGCCAAGGAGCTGGCTGGACCACAGAACAGCTGGAATGTCGTGGATGGAGAGGCAGGGGTACCTTCCCGAGACAGTAAGGTCGCCATGGGGCACAAGGCTGCATCTGCagcaatggagccatgctgctcatcaggcatctggtGCCCACAGCAGTCAGCATCATAGGGGTGTGTGCTATGCAGGAAGGGGAGGCCCTCGACCCTTACATGTCTCTGCTCTCTCATATGCAGGTCAAGCCTACTCAGACAGCCTCCAAGACTGTGAGGGAGCCTGCCACCTCTGAagggaggaaggagcctcagagggtccatcggcacctcatactcctgcaccctccaccagcgcagatactcacaCTTTGGTGGTTTTGCGATTgagtttagatctgggcacacaACCTGGTAAGCACAGCACACACctgcctgagcag
Protein-coding regions in this window:
- the LOC137347735 gene encoding tumor necrosis factor ligand superfamily member 15-like, producing the protein MTGKLKAEIKSPPLRAKPDHWWDIPTALMDLRGDDAVGMMVATDEARLQDARWKRTRLAFACCVSGCFLLAVLSVYLLLQHVPAHKVGQAMDETQSASEMIQPSPATAEKPRAHLTAKETFSENIGGEHVALQWEDRNGLAFTKGKLNYQNKALIIPEKGDYFVYSQVSFRGTGSKKVEHITHIITKLTSSYPEPTQLLSSTRSIYGEQNLWHMAIYLGAVFHLDKGDRLVVNVSSVAQVDFTNEHKTYFGTFLL